Proteins encoded by one window of Ovis canadensis isolate MfBH-ARS-UI-01 breed Bighorn chromosome 14, ARS-UI_OviCan_v2, whole genome shotgun sequence:
- the CDH3 gene encoding cadherin-3 isoform X2, with protein sequence MNISIIVTDQNDHKPKFTQDVFRGSVLEGVLPGTSVMQVTATDEDDAVNTYNGVVAYSIHSQEPKDPHDLMFTVHRSTGTISVISSGLDRERVPEYTLTIHATDMDGDGSSTMAMAIVEILDANDNAPVFDPQKYEARVPENTVSHEVQRLTVTDLDAPNSPAWRATYRIVGGDNGDHFTITTDPESNQGILTTKKDLDFEAKTQHTLYVEVINEVPFVVKLPTSTATIVVHVEDVNEPPVFVPPSKVIKIQEGISIGEPVCNYTAQDPDKGSQKISYRILRDPAGWLAMDPDSGQVTAAGILDREDEQFVRNNIYEVMVLATDDGSPPITGTGTLLLTLMDINDHGPVPEPRQITICNQSPVPQVLNITDKDLSPHTAPFQAQLTHDSDVYWTAEVSEKGDTVALSLKKFLKQDNYDVHLSLSDHGNKEQLTVIKATVCNCHGHVEKDTCAEPWKGGFLLPILGAALALLLLLLVLLFLVRKKRKIKEPLLLPEDDTRDNVFYYGEEGGGEEDQDYDITQLHRGLEARPEVVLRNDVAPSFIPTPMYRPRPANPDEIGNFIIENLKAANTDPTAPPYDSLLVFDYEGSGSDAASLSSLTSSTSDQDQDYNYLNEWGSRFKKLADMYGGGQDD encoded by the exons ATGAACATCTCCATCATTGTAACAGACCAGAATGACCACAAGCCCAAGTTCACCCAGGATGTCTTCAGAGGGAGCGTCTTGGAAGGGGTGCTACCTG gcaCTTCTGTGATGCAGGTGACAGCCACGGATGAGGACGACGCCGTCAACACCTACAACGGGGTGGTTGCTTACTCCATCCACAGTCAAGAGCCAAAGGACCCGCATGACCTCATGTTCACAGTCCACCGGAGCACGGGCACCATCAGCGTCATCTCCAGCGGCCTGGACCGGGAA AGAGTCCCCGAGTACACACTGACCATCCACGCCACAGACATGGATGGGGATGGCTCCAGCACCATGGCTATGGCCATAGTGGAAATCCTCGATGCCAACGACAATGCTCCCGTTTTTGATCCCCAGAAG TACGAGGCCCGTGTGCCCGAGAACACAGTGAGCCATGAGGTGCAGAGGCTGACAGTGACTGATCTGGACGCCCCTAACTCACCGGCATGGCGTGCCACCTACCGCATCGTGGGAGGTGACAACGGGGACCATTTTACCATCACTACTGACCCCGAGAGCAACCAGGGTATCCTGACAACCAAGAAG GACTTGGATTTTGAGGCCAAAACCCAGCACACCCTGTACGTTGAAGTGATCAACGAGGTTCCCTTTGTGGTGAAACTCCCAACCTCCACAGCCACCATAGTGGTCCATGTGGAGGATGTGAATGAGCCACCTGTGTTCGTCCCACCCTCCAAAGTCATCAAAATCCAGGAGGGCATCTCCATTGGGGAGCCTGTTTGCAATTACACTGCTCAGGACCCAGACAAGGGGAGTCAGAAGATCAG TTACCGCATCCTGAGAGACCCGGCAGGGTGGCTAGCGATGGACCCAGACAGTGGGCAGGTCACTGCCGCAGGGATCTTGGACCGTGAGGATGAGCAGTTTGTGAGGAACAACATCTACGAAGTTATGGTCTTGGCCACAGATGATG GGAGCCCTCCCATCACTGGCACAGGGACCCTCCTGCTAACACTGATGGACATCAATGACCACGGTCCGGTCCCCGAGCCCCGTCAGATCACCATCTGCAACCAAAGCCCTGTGCCCCAGGTGCTAAACATCACAGACAAGGACTTGTCCCCCCACACTGCCCCTTTCCAGGCCCAACTCACACACGACTCGGACGTCTATTGGACAGCAGAAGTCAGCGAGAAAG GAGACACAGTAGCCTTGTCCCTGAAGAAGTTCCTGAAGCAAGACAATTACGATGTGCACCTTTCCCTGTCTGACCACGGCAACAAGGAGCAGCTGACAGTGATCAAAGCCACCGTGTGCAACTGCCACGGCCACGTGGAGAAGGACACCTGCGCGGAACCCTGGAAGGGGGgtttcctcctccccatcctgggCGCTGCCCTGGCTCTGCTGC TCCTCCTGCTGGTGCTCCTGTTCTTGGTGAGAAAGAAGCGGAAGATCAaggagccccttctcctcccagaagATGACACCCGTGACAACGTCTTCTACTACGGCGAAGAGGGGGGTGGTGAGGAGGACCAG GACTATGACATCACCCAACTCCACCGGGGTCTGGAGGCCCGGCCTGAGGTGGTTCTCCGCAACGATGTGGCACCATCCTTCATCCCCACACCCATGTACCGTCCTCGGCCAGCCAACCCAGATGAAATCGGCAACTTCATCATTGAG AACCTAAAGGCGGCCAACACAGACCCCACGGCCCCGCCCTACGACTCCCTGTTGGTGTTCGACTATGAGGGCAGTGGCTCCGATGCCGCCTCTCTGAGCTCGCTCACCTCCTCAACCTCTGACCAGGACCAAGACTACAACTATCTGAATGAGTGGGGCAGCCGCTTCAAGAAGCTGGCGGACATGTACGGCGGGGGCCAGGACGACTAG
- the CDH3 gene encoding cadherin-3 isoform X1 has translation MGLRGGPLASLLLSLFLLLQAQVYWLPRAASEPCRAGFAEAEVTLEARGAELEPGQALGKVVFTDCPGQEAALLTDDDVIVLNDETVQERKALKISPPTPVLRRRKREWVVPPISVPENGKGPFPQRLNQLKSNKDRGTKIFYSITGPGADSPPEGIFAIEKETGWLLLNKPLDREKIAKYELFGHAVSENGASVEDPMNISIIVTDQNDHKPKFTQDVFRGSVLEGVLPGTSVMQVTATDEDDAVNTYNGVVAYSIHSQEPKDPHDLMFTVHRSTGTISVISSGLDRERVPEYTLTIHATDMDGDGSSTMAMAIVEILDANDNAPVFDPQKYEARVPENTVSHEVQRLTVTDLDAPNSPAWRATYRIVGGDNGDHFTITTDPESNQGILTTKKDLDFEAKTQHTLYVEVINEVPFVVKLPTSTATIVVHVEDVNEPPVFVPPSKVIKIQEGISIGEPVCNYTAQDPDKGSQKISYRILRDPAGWLAMDPDSGQVTAAGILDREDEQFVRNNIYEVMVLATDDGSPPITGTGTLLLTLMDINDHGPVPEPRQITICNQSPVPQVLNITDKDLSPHTAPFQAQLTHDSDVYWTAEVSEKGDTVALSLKKFLKQDNYDVHLSLSDHGNKEQLTVIKATVCNCHGHVEKDTCAEPWKGGFLLPILGAALALLLLLLVLLFLVRKKRKIKEPLLLPEDDTRDNVFYYGEEGGGEEDQDYDITQLHRGLEARPEVVLRNDVAPSFIPTPMYRPRPANPDEIGNFIIENLKAANTDPTAPPYDSLLVFDYEGSGSDAASLSSLTSSTSDQDQDYNYLNEWGSRFKKLADMYGGGQDD, from the exons tggtcTTCACAGACTGCCCTGGGCAAGAGGCGGCCCTGCTGACTGACGATGACGTCATCGTTCTGAACGATGAAACAGTCCAG GAAAGGAAAGCACTGAAGATCTCCCCACCCACACCTGTCTTACGAAGGCGCAAGAGAGAATGGGTGGTCCCGCCAATATCTGTGCCTGAGAATGGCAAGGGTCCTTTCCCCCAGAGGCTAAATCAG CTCAAATCTAATAAGGACAGAGGCACCAAGATTTTCTACAGCATCACAGGGCCTGGGGCAGACAGCCCACCAGAGGGTATCTTTGccatagagaaggaaacaggctgGTTGTTGCTGAATAAGCCACTGGACCGGGAGAAGATTGCCAAGTATGAG ctctttggccatgctgtgtcAGAGAACGGTGCCTCTGTGGAAGATCCCATGAACATCTCCATCATTGTAACAGACCAGAATGACCACAAGCCCAAGTTCACCCAGGATGTCTTCAGAGGGAGCGTCTTGGAAGGGGTGCTACCTG gcaCTTCTGTGATGCAGGTGACAGCCACGGATGAGGACGACGCCGTCAACACCTACAACGGGGTGGTTGCTTACTCCATCCACAGTCAAGAGCCAAAGGACCCGCATGACCTCATGTTCACAGTCCACCGGAGCACGGGCACCATCAGCGTCATCTCCAGCGGCCTGGACCGGGAA AGAGTCCCCGAGTACACACTGACCATCCACGCCACAGACATGGATGGGGATGGCTCCAGCACCATGGCTATGGCCATAGTGGAAATCCTCGATGCCAACGACAATGCTCCCGTTTTTGATCCCCAGAAG TACGAGGCCCGTGTGCCCGAGAACACAGTGAGCCATGAGGTGCAGAGGCTGACAGTGACTGATCTGGACGCCCCTAACTCACCGGCATGGCGTGCCACCTACCGCATCGTGGGAGGTGACAACGGGGACCATTTTACCATCACTACTGACCCCGAGAGCAACCAGGGTATCCTGACAACCAAGAAG GACTTGGATTTTGAGGCCAAAACCCAGCACACCCTGTACGTTGAAGTGATCAACGAGGTTCCCTTTGTGGTGAAACTCCCAACCTCCACAGCCACCATAGTGGTCCATGTGGAGGATGTGAATGAGCCACCTGTGTTCGTCCCACCCTCCAAAGTCATCAAAATCCAGGAGGGCATCTCCATTGGGGAGCCTGTTTGCAATTACACTGCTCAGGACCCAGACAAGGGGAGTCAGAAGATCAG TTACCGCATCCTGAGAGACCCGGCAGGGTGGCTAGCGATGGACCCAGACAGTGGGCAGGTCACTGCCGCAGGGATCTTGGACCGTGAGGATGAGCAGTTTGTGAGGAACAACATCTACGAAGTTATGGTCTTGGCCACAGATGATG GGAGCCCTCCCATCACTGGCACAGGGACCCTCCTGCTAACACTGATGGACATCAATGACCACGGTCCGGTCCCCGAGCCCCGTCAGATCACCATCTGCAACCAAAGCCCTGTGCCCCAGGTGCTAAACATCACAGACAAGGACTTGTCCCCCCACACTGCCCCTTTCCAGGCCCAACTCACACACGACTCGGACGTCTATTGGACAGCAGAAGTCAGCGAGAAAG GAGACACAGTAGCCTTGTCCCTGAAGAAGTTCCTGAAGCAAGACAATTACGATGTGCACCTTTCCCTGTCTGACCACGGCAACAAGGAGCAGCTGACAGTGATCAAAGCCACCGTGTGCAACTGCCACGGCCACGTGGAGAAGGACACCTGCGCGGAACCCTGGAAGGGGGgtttcctcctccccatcctgggCGCTGCCCTGGCTCTGCTGC TCCTCCTGCTGGTGCTCCTGTTCTTGGTGAGAAAGAAGCGGAAGATCAaggagccccttctcctcccagaagATGACACCCGTGACAACGTCTTCTACTACGGCGAAGAGGGGGGTGGTGAGGAGGACCAG GACTATGACATCACCCAACTCCACCGGGGTCTGGAGGCCCGGCCTGAGGTGGTTCTCCGCAACGATGTGGCACCATCCTTCATCCCCACACCCATGTACCGTCCTCGGCCAGCCAACCCAGATGAAATCGGCAACTTCATCATTGAG AACCTAAAGGCGGCCAACACAGACCCCACGGCCCCGCCCTACGACTCCCTGTTGGTGTTCGACTATGAGGGCAGTGGCTCCGATGCCGCCTCTCTGAGCTCGCTCACCTCCTCAACCTCTGACCAGGACCAAGACTACAACTATCTGAATGAGTGGGGCAGCCGCTTCAAGAAGCTGGCGGACATGTACGGCGGGGGCCAGGACGACTAG